The sequence TTCTTCAATCTCAAAACCATATACGGCTGCGTTAGCTTTCAGATGCTCAAAATCTCCCTCCCGGTTTTTTCCAAAACGGTGATTATATCCGATAACCAATTTCTTTGTTCCTATCTTTTCTACCAGGATATCTCTTATAAAATCTTCAGAAGATAATTGCGCAAACTTCTTAGAAAAATTTATTATAATAAGATGGTCAATATCATTTTGTAAGATCCTCTGTTTTTCTTCCAATGTTGAGAGCAATTTCAAGTCTTTTTCTTCAGGGAAAAGTACCAACCTCGGATGCGGCCAAAATGTGATCACTACGCTCTCACCTTTAGTTCCCTCACGCTGTTCGGGACAAGTTTTTGCTATTTCATTCAACCGTGTCAACACCTTTTGATGCCCTATATGAACACCATCGAAGGTTCCGCTTGTAACTACAGCATGAGGCAGCTTCACAAAATTTTCTATACCAGAGTAAATTTTCATTTAGATAAGTTTTGAGTGGCCAGGTTAAAAAGTTGAGCTACAAAATAGTCAATCTGATAAGCATCTTCAACCTTATACTTTCCAATTCTTGTTCTTCGCAGCGCTGATAAGCATGCCCCTGCATTTAAAGTCTCTCCAAAATCTTTTACAAGGCTTCTTATATAAGTGCCTTTAGAACAGGTTACCTTAAATTCTATTTCGGGAAGTGCAATATTAGTGATCAGAAATTCTTTAATAAACACCTCCCTGGGATTAATTTGAAAGTCTTCGCCTCTCCTTGCCTTCTTATACGATCTTTCTCCCTTTATTTTTAAAGCCGAATATGCAGGAGGTTTTTGAAATATGCCGCCCAAAAATTTAGTGGTGTTCTGATAGATCATTCCATCGGTTATATGTGAAATATCAAAATGGTTGTCAAATTCTGTTTCAAGGTCGTATGAAGGGGTGGTTTTACCTAAGATCATTTTACCTGTATATGTTTTGTCCAGGTTTTGAAATTCAGAGATTTTCTTTGTCATTTTCCCCGTACAAATAATTAGCAATCCTGTAGCCAACGGGTCCAGTGTGCCAGCATGACCAATTTTTATCCGGATTTTGTCTCCACTCCGGGTACTCCCCCCCGGGTTACTCGGGGGGACAGGTGGGAGGGGAGAGGTGGGAGAGTTGCTTCCTTTAGATACTTGTTGAGCATCCCTCAAGATATAGATTGAATTTCTGATTTTATTTACAACATCACGGGATGTCCATCTATATGGTTTGTCAATAAGCAAAACTTCCCCTTTATTGAAGTCAAAGTTTCTATTTGAATCCATATCCCCGATGTCAATATACGAATGAATACTAGTGTAGCAACAATTTAATTACGCAATATTGTAATCATAAAATATATTATTTCATTGTTCAATTGTTAAGA is a genomic window of Cytophagales bacterium containing:
- the truB gene encoding tRNA pseudouridine(55) synthase TruB, whose product is MDSNRNFDFNKGEVLLIDKPYRWTSRDVVNKIRNSIYILRDAQQVSKGSNSPTSPLPPVPPSNPGGSTRSGDKIRIKIGHAGTLDPLATGLLIICTGKMTKKISEFQNLDKTYTGKMILGKTTPSYDLETEFDNHFDISHITDGMIYQNTTKFLGGIFQKPPAYSALKIKGERSYKKARRGEDFQINPREVFIKEFLITNIALPEIEFKVTCSKGTYIRSLVKDFGETLNAGACLSALRRTRIGKYKVEDAYQIDYFVAQLFNLATQNLSK